Proteins from a single region of Spodoptera frugiperda isolate SF20-4 chromosome 8, AGI-APGP_CSIRO_Sfru_2.0, whole genome shotgun sequence:
- the LOC118275709 gene encoding probable cytochrome P450 6a14, which yields MSILLTQVLNPQTIIFVAVTVIYTILWFRYKFTYWSKRGVVGPKPEFIFGNIKKVIKREEQFFQPYYDNYFKYKHLPYIGMYSFHQPVLSIHDPDIAKLMLIKDFDSFQSRGTYAGGVGDPLAANLFNIFGKRWKTLRLKMTPTFTPGKLKTMYPIVEDIAKQALNYVDVLHSNEETVNFTDFYSKYAMEIIGNVGFGVECNGFVNPKSEFYIRGHEYFDHQSHYWRLIRAFAFFAPDTFDSLKIRRISSKIENFFCGIVKRTVEYRQKHSVTRNDFLQTLIELKNGHVVDEQGEIKYSKTDFPFTMTDVAANTMLYMIAGYETSATTGQFAAYQLALNPHIQARVRKEVDTVLAKYGGECTYEAQNEMVYLNMVLDETMRMHPSMRALFRRCNKDYKLPNSDLVIEKGTMVFIPIHAIHMDPDIFPEPEKFDPERFSPENKAKLHPCHWMPFGEGPKKCLGIRQGYIQSKMALIKVLHKYELILDQRTEVPMKIKNSSLVYAAQGGVWLKLRSLES from the exons atgtctataCTACTAACTCAAGTGTTAAATCCCCAGACAATAATATTTGTTGCGGTAACAGTTATTTACACAATTCTGTGGTTCCGATATAAATTCACGTATTGGTCGAAAAGGGGTGTCGTCGGTCCGAAACCGgagtttatttttggaaatattaaaaaagtgatTAAAAGGGAAGAACAGTTTTTCCAGCCGTACTATGATAACTACTTTAAGTATAAACACCTGCCGTATATTGGCATGTACTCCTTCCATCAACCTGTGTTGTCTATACATGATCCAGATATAGCCAAGCTGATGTTGATAAAGGACTTTGATAGTTTCCAATCGCGGGGCACGTATGCCGGTGGTGTTGGAGACCCACTAGCGGCGAACTTGTTTAATATCTTTGGGAAAAGATGGAAAACCTTGAGGTTGAAGATGACTCCAACCTTCACGCCTGGTAAACTGAAGACAATGTACCCGATCGTCGAGGATATAGCCAAGCAAGCCTTGAACTACGTGGATGTGTTGCACTCTAATGAAGAGACGGTGAATTTCACTGATTTCTATTCCAAGTATGCGATGGAGATTATCGGGAATGTTGGTTTTGGTGTGGAATGTAATGGTTTTGTAAATCCCAAGTCCGAGTTTTATATAAGAGGACATGAATACTTTGACCATCAGTCTCATTACTG GAGACTAATTCGCGCGTTTGCATTTTTCGCGCCCGACACGTTTGACAGTTTGAAGATCAGACGAATCAGTTCGAAAATTGAGAATTTCTTCTGTGGCATTGTCAAGAGGACAGTGGAGTACCGGCAGAAGCATTCTGTTACACGAAACGATTTCTTACAAACtcttattgaattaaaaaatggCCACGTTGTTGATGAACAAG GCGAaatcaaatattcaaaaacaGACTTCCCATTCACAATGACTGATGTAGCAGCCAATACCATGCTGTATATGATAGCTGGTTACGAGACCTCAGCCACTACTGGCCAGTTTGCAGCCTACCAGCTGGCTCTGAACCCTCACATCCAGGCCAGGGTGAGGAAGGAGGTGGACACGGTACTCGCCAAGTACGGAGGCGAGTGCACATACGAAGCTCAGAACGAAATGGTCTATTTGAATATGGTTTTGGATG AAACGATGCGGATGCACCCATCAATGCGTGCCCTATTCAGGAGATGTAACAAAGACTATAAACTGCCAAACAGTGACCTGGTCATAGAAAAAGGCACGATGGTGTTCATACCGATACATGCGATACATATGGACCCAGACATCTTCCCTGAGCCAGAGAAATTCGACCCAGAAAGGTTTTCACCAGAGAACAAAGCCAAGTTACATCCCTGCCATTGGATGCCGTTTGGAGAAGGACCAAAGAAATGTTTAG GAATAAGACAAGGATACATACAGTCAAAGATGGCTTTGATAAAGGTGCTACACAAGTACGAACTGATATTGGATCAGCGGACAGAGGTGCCAATGAAGATAAAGAACTCTTCACTTGTGTATGCAGCTCAAGGCGGAGTATGGCTGAAGCTTAGGAGTTTGGAGTCATAA
- the LOC118275762 gene encoding uncharacterized protein LOC118275762: MNRIPIYEEYRLIERSENEINGAWKGAHLLLFFLAFVFGSFCTFCFHMLMYLFDEKCVLFPKLLSLTSHKHNVIYEFMPAAKDLGDLPVDFLSTQWVEKSTCSLPTYMPLVSGIFGLVWTTMFLMCSTGSRTLTGLQRPWRVLPPVFVFSLAMGGLCVYSSAITHYGLQELCVKLGEITGSPTCSYTINIATLTYERRIRGVYQATRLTILSAWLHTFCWLFSAVLALVRVLLAVDFQLVRVSVHLHGDIDSILEKHEVQINTVSPETWFNEKEESPSDTKLPIMLQQLPLKSILRAEEGSAPALPVQESELLYQTQHDLDHLPSMTYDLVTPVASPETAKKVPEDKSTVEWLKNLLGDLILSSTSGKSSKFPHSVYSVENESHSKEISRQFAQEEIFEPKVETTPHQLDSIMLRDIQKAKRTKKDLVSFDDDINSRPSTSKEPTAYVTEMDITADKQSKFDNDGASNKTAEQIKEATSKNQNGKKSNLKTIAIQTEKRKYKKRTRVQISETNVQIKSDSDQQTSTTTDKKDVDKETQTKEKEKQD, encoded by the exons atgaaCCGAATTCCCATATACGAAGAGTACAGGTTGATAGAAAGAAGTGAGAATGAAATTAATGGAGCATGGAAAG GAGCCCACCTCCTTCTATTCTTCTTAGCATTCGTGTTTGGTTCGTTCTGCACGTTTTGCTTCCACATGCTGATGTACCTGTTCGATGAGAAGTGCGTGCTGTTCCCGAAACTCCTCTCCCTCACATCACATAAACACAACGTCATTTACGAGTTCATGCCGGCCGCCAAAGATCTTGGCGATT TACCTGTGGACTTCCTGAGCACCCAATGGGTTGAGAAGAGCACCTGTTCTCTTCCAACGTACATGCCACTGGTTTCTGGCATCTTCGGGCTCGTGTGGACCACCATGTTCCTTATGTGCTCTACAGGCAGCAGAACATTAACTGG CTTACAACGGCCGTGGCGAGTGCTGCCTCCCGTATTTGTGTTCTCGTTAGCGATGGGCGGCCTGTGCGTCTACTCGTCCGCAATCACACACTATGGGTTACAAGAACTCTGTGTTAAGCTAGGGGAGATCACCGGCAGTCCCAC TTGCTCATACACAATAAACATAGCGACACTGACGTATGAGCGGCGTATCCGCGGCGTGTACCAGGCGACTCGGCTCACGATACTGTCGGCGTGGCTGCACACCTTCTGCTGGCTGTTCTCCGCAGTCCTCGCTCTCGTCCGCGTCCTCCTGGCCGTGGACTTCCAGCTGGTGCGCGTCAGCGTCCATCTGCATGGTGACATCGATTCTATACTG gaGAAACACGAGGTCCAAATTAACACTGTTTCACCTGAAACTTGGTTCAACGAAAAAGAGGAATCTCCAAGCGATACAAAACTTCCTATCATGTTACAACAGCTGCCGCTTAAATCAATACTTCGTGCTGAAGAGGGAAGCGCACCCGCACTACCAGTACAAGAAAGTGAACTCCTATACCAAACACAGCATGACTTGGACCATTTACCTTCAATGACGTATGACCTAGTAACTCCTGTGGCTAGCCCAGAAACTGCTAAAAAGGTCCCAGAAGACAAATCAACTGTCGAATGGTTAAAAAATTTATTAGGCGATTTAATTTTGTCAAGCACTTCTGGCAAAAGCTCAAAATTTCCACATTCAGTCTACTCAGTCGAAAATGAAAGTCATTCAAAAGAAATATCAAGGCAATTCGCACAGGAAGAAATCTTTGAGCCCAAAGTTGAAACAACTCCGCATCAGCTTGACAGTATTATGCTAAGGGATATTCAAAAGGCTAAGAGAACTAAGAAAGATCTTGTTTCTTTTGACGATGACATTAATTCAAGACCTTCTACTTCCAAAGAACCTACAGCATACGTTACCGAAATGGACATTACTGCAGACAAGCAAAGCAAATTTGACAACGATGGCGCATCAAATAAAACGGCGGAACAAATAAAGGAGGCAACTTCTAAAAATCAGAATGGAAagaaatctaatttaaaaacaattgctattcAAACagaaaaacgcaaatataagaAACGTACACGTGTTCAGATATCGGAGACAAATGTCCAAATAAAATCTGATTCTGACCAGCAGACGTCTACAACGACGGATAAAAAAGACGTTGATAAAGAAACACAAActaaagagaaagaaaaacaagATTAA